In Tenrec ecaudatus isolate mTenEca1 chromosome 4, mTenEca1.hap1, whole genome shotgun sequence, a single window of DNA contains:
- the LOC142445680 gene encoding olfactory receptor 9G19-like produces the protein MEEKNFTNMREFILLGFTADLRLQIGLFFIFFIIYVISLFGNITLISLICGDSRLHTPMYFFIGNLSFLDLWYSSVYSPKILVTCISEDKSISFAACLAQFFFSAGLAYSECYLLAAMAYDRYVAISNPLLYSQAMSPRLCASLVAASYLGGFINSTILTSETFTLNFCGNNIIDHFFCDLPPLVKLACDVKERYQAVLYFILASNVITPTVLILASYLFIIAAILKIRSAQGRFKAFSTCGSHLTAVTLYYGLILFIYSRPSTSYALERDKIVSVFYTVVIPILNPLIYSLRNKDVKDAFKKMLDRAKFPK, from the coding sequence ATGGAAGAGAAAAATTTCACCAACATGAGGGAGTTCATACTTTTAGGGTTCACAGCTGATTTGAGGCTACAGATAGGACTCTTTTTCATCTTCTTCATTATTTATGTCATCAGTCTCTTTGGGAACATCACCCTGATTTCTCTGATCTGTGGTGATTCACGGCTTCACACACCCATGTATTTCTTCATTGGGAACCTGTCATTCCTGGACCTCTGGTATTCCTCTGTCTATTCCCCCAAGATCCTAGTGACCTGCATTTCTGAGGACAAAAGCATCTCCTTTGCTGCGTGTCTGGCTCagttcttcttctctgctggactGGCCTACAGTGAGTGCTATCTATTAGCTGCCATGGcttatgaccgctatgtggctaTTTCGAATCCCCTGCTTTATTCCCAGGCTATGTCCCCAAGATTATGTGCCAGTCTTGTGGCAGCTTCATATCTTGGTGGCTTTATTAACTCAACCATTCTCACAAGTGAAACATTTACTTTGAACTTCTGTGGCAACAATATTATTGATCATTTCTTCTGTGATCTTCCCCCACTTGTGAAGTTGGCATGTGATGTGAAGGAGAGGTACCAGGCTGTGCTATATTTCATACTTGCCTCCAATGTCATTACTCCAACAGTGCTCATCCTTGCCTCCTACCTCTTCATCATTGCTGCCATCTTGAAGATCCGCTCTGCTCAGGGCCGCTTcaaagccttctccacctgtggcTCTCACCTGACCGCCGTCACTTTGTACTATGGTTTGATTCTCTTTATTTACTCCCGACCAAGCACTAGCTATGCCCTGGAACGAGACAAAATAGTGTCAGTGTTCTATACTGTGGTGATTCCAATATTGAACCCTTTGATCTATAGCTTAAGGAATAAAGATGTGAAAGATGCTTTCAAGAAAATGTTAGACAGAGCAAAGTTTCCTAAGTGA